One window of the Pseudofrankia sp. DC12 genome contains the following:
- a CDS encoding CocE/NonD family hydrolase, whose translation MLAVGVTAVALVVTACGSSSVGSPPAASPASPLVARAQPLSATTTAWWSYTRPPTFGSTTTAVTVAMRDGTPLDCSLVRPATGGAAAGGRFPGLVVEFTPYDGLRTTYIQEAAYFAARGYDGLVCNLRGTGKSGGTWEHAMSPQDGLDASDLVEWLAAQPFSDGRIGMYGESYGGFTTYRAAIDQAPHLLAVAPLQSTASLYDDVIYPGGIKTTEGGSVDNWPGLVQPLSGGRVDAAAEYAANRAHPTFDSYWQERSFAGQYGSIKVPVLAMGGWVDQYFRSGALANIEGARSRTWAIYGQWPHQSPIAFPNCPGLCNPQGLAPGVLLAWFDHWVKQLPGTPIPAKPTFVSYEGPNSGAAGWREITTVDPAHAAKSALTLNADGSLGATAGTSTAGNVVFHQPADPTKPGGSVTFQTAPLAKAMSMFGHPTLTLRASLSGPDANLYAELLDVAPDGTSTLVNDGFLRASHRTSNVTPTPVPVGKLTTFTIAIRADDWRFAAGHRIAVRLSGGAASMLTSNTTPVDVTVATGAGGSILDLPDLTGP comes from the coding sequence ATGCTGGCGGTGGGCGTTACCGCGGTGGCGTTGGTGGTGACCGCGTGTGGGTCATCCTCCGTCGGCAGCCCTCCAGCGGCGTCGCCTGCCAGCCCGCTGGTCGCCCGGGCCCAGCCGCTGTCCGCGACCACGACGGCGTGGTGGTCGTACACGCGGCCGCCCACCTTCGGTTCGACGACGACCGCGGTGACGGTGGCGATGCGGGACGGCACACCGCTTGACTGCTCGCTGGTGCGACCCGCGACCGGCGGCGCCGCGGCGGGCGGCCGGTTCCCCGGGCTGGTGGTCGAGTTCACGCCCTACGACGGCTTGCGCACCACCTACATCCAGGAGGCCGCCTACTTCGCTGCCCGGGGTTACGACGGATTGGTCTGCAACCTACGGGGCACCGGGAAATCAGGCGGCACTTGGGAGCACGCGATGTCGCCCCAGGATGGCCTGGACGCCAGCGACCTGGTTGAATGGCTGGCGGCCCAGCCGTTCTCCGACGGTCGCATCGGCATGTACGGCGAAAGCTACGGCGGATTTACCACCTATCGCGCCGCCATTGACCAAGCGCCGCACCTGCTGGCTGTCGCCCCGCTGCAGTCCACGGCCAGCTTGTACGACGACGTCATCTACCCCGGCGGTATCAAGACCACCGAGGGCGGCAGCGTCGACAACTGGCCCGGCCTGGTCCAGCCGCTCAGCGGCGGCCGTGTCGACGCCGCCGCCGAGTACGCCGCGAACCGCGCCCACCCGACCTTCGACAGCTACTGGCAGGAGCGATCCTTCGCCGGCCAGTATGGCTCGATCAAGGTTCCGGTACTCGCCATGGGCGGGTGGGTCGACCAGTACTTCCGGTCCGGCGCCCTGGCCAATATCGAAGGCGCCCGCAGCCGAACCTGGGCGATCTACGGCCAATGGCCGCACCAGTCCCCGATCGCATTCCCGAACTGCCCGGGCCTGTGCAACCCCCAGGGACTCGCACCGGGCGTCCTGCTGGCCTGGTTCGACCACTGGGTCAAGCAGCTGCCGGGCACCCCTATCCCGGCCAAGCCCACCTTCGTCAGCTACGAGGGCCCGAACAGCGGCGCGGCCGGCTGGCGTGAGATCACGACCGTCGACCCGGCCCATGCGGCGAAGAGCGCACTGACACTGAACGCCGATGGCAGCCTGGGCGCCACCGCCGGAACCAGTACCGCCGGAAACGTCGTGTTCCATCAGCCGGCTGACCCCACCAAGCCCGGCGGGTCGGTGACGTTCCAGACCGCCCCACTGGCCAAGGCCATGTCCATGTTCGGGCATCCGACACTCACCCTGCGGGCCTCCCTGTCCGGCCCGGACGCCAACCTTTACGCCGAGCTGCTCGACGTCGCTCCCGACGGCACGTCGACACTGGTCAACGACGGCTTTCTACGAGCCAGCCACCGGACGTCCAACGTCACCCCGACCCCGGTGCCGGTCGGCAAGCTCACCACGTTCACCATCGCCATCCGCGCGGACGACTGGCGGTTCGCCGCCGGCCACCGCATCGCGGTCCGGCTCTCCGGCGGCGCCGCCTCGATGCTGACTTCCAACACCACCCCGGTCGACGTGACCGTCGCAACCGGTGCCGGCGGCTCCATACTCGACCTCCCGGACCTCACCGGTCCCTGA
- a CDS encoding TetR/AcrR family transcriptional regulator, with the protein MGAVVALVGARGTTAVTVSDIAEAADVSRQLVYQQFGDRDTLLLEAALDLAERELMPRITEGRLSGRERVVAAARHFAEYRSYYRAMLTGPVAYALAKALNDLLSPLNQRLVHRMSDQRLSPELVEDLTGFLVGGSAAVFNRWVVEGPDLLDPEPFADRLLQVLSVIADRRQPTSTDLDKEQSG; encoded by the coding sequence ATGGGGGCGGTGGTGGCCCTGGTGGGGGCGCGGGGGACGACGGCGGTCACGGTGTCCGACATCGCTGAAGCGGCGGATGTGAGCCGACAGCTTGTGTACCAGCAGTTCGGCGACCGTGACACGTTGTTGCTGGAAGCCGCGCTTGACCTGGCGGAGCGAGAGCTGATGCCTCGCATCACGGAGGGTCGCCTGAGTGGGCGGGAGCGGGTGGTGGCGGCGGCGCGGCACTTCGCGGAGTACCGGTCGTACTACCGGGCGATGTTGACCGGGCCGGTCGCCTACGCGCTGGCCAAGGCGCTCAACGACCTGCTCAGCCCGTTGAACCAGCGGCTGGTGCACCGGATGTCCGACCAGCGGCTGTCCCCGGAGCTCGTCGAGGACCTCACTGGGTTTCTCGTCGGTGGGTCGGCCGCCGTCTTCAACAGGTGGGTGGTCGAAGGCCCGGACCTTCTCGACCCGGAGCCGTTCGCCGACCGGCTCCTGCAGGTGCTGTCTGTCATCGCCGACCGTCGCCAGCCCACCAGCACCGACCTGGACAAGGAGCAGTCCGGATGA
- a CDS encoding MFS transporter gives MKAAPVEATSMEAVPKAAGAPGAAARFGASAQYALLAGPLLTMLDSSIVNVAVEPIARQTHTSLPTVQWIISGYLLSLGAGLALTSYLARRFGTIPAYTGFLAAFTVASALCAAAPGAGVLIAARVLQGLAGAPLVPLAMSMLLGGSGGAKSRMSPAAGILLFLGPALGPSLGGLLLGAVSGGDGWRVLFLINVPIGALAIAAARRLPTGITPPPQPAARPDPVGLLLLVAGLVGVLYGVDRITRGSWTPPLTWGPLLAGVAVLALYALRSRSVENPALDLSILRDRSVALAFTLCGTASVAAWSIVFVVPVFLESAQGHSALMTGVALLPQGIVTGLSTLAGAGAGEKIGVRPTVLGGFALLVAASAGLFVLGAATPLWLTALILAARAGAVGLTITPLVLVATEPLRPEQQADANTAFNVVQRILGSFGIGLVATLFTRQSAHAGAVPALHTVALVITVLAGLSTLAAIYLPAPHRSGDVAGTAIPQDA, from the coding sequence GTGAAGGCCGCACCCGTGGAGGCCACGTCGATGGAGGCTGTGCCGAAGGCGGCCGGTGCCCCCGGCGCGGCCGCGCGGTTCGGCGCGAGCGCGCAGTACGCGCTGCTGGCGGGGCCGCTGTTGACGATGCTCGACTCGTCGATCGTCAACGTCGCCGTCGAGCCGATCGCCCGCCAGACCCACACGTCGCTGCCGACGGTCCAGTGGATCATCAGCGGCTACCTGCTCTCCCTCGGTGCCGGGCTCGCGCTCACCTCCTACCTGGCCCGGCGCTTCGGCACCATTCCCGCCTACACCGGGTTCCTCGCCGCCTTCACCGTCGCGTCGGCGCTCTGCGCGGCCGCGCCCGGCGCTGGTGTCCTCATCGCCGCCCGGGTGCTACAGGGCCTGGCCGGCGCGCCGCTCGTCCCGCTCGCGATGTCGATGCTGCTCGGCGGATCCGGCGGGGCGAAGAGCCGGATGTCCCCGGCCGCCGGCATCCTGCTCTTCCTCGGCCCGGCGCTGGGCCCGAGCCTGGGCGGCCTGCTGCTGGGCGCGGTCAGCGGCGGCGACGGCTGGCGGGTCCTGTTCCTGATCAACGTGCCGATCGGCGCGCTCGCCATCGCCGCGGCCCGCCGGCTGCCGACCGGGATCACCCCTCCGCCGCAGCCCGCCGCGCGGCCCGACCCGGTCGGGCTGCTGCTGCTCGTCGCCGGGCTGGTCGGCGTGCTCTACGGCGTCGACCGCATCACCCGCGGCTCCTGGACACCGCCCCTGACGTGGGGGCCGTTGCTCGCCGGGGTGGCCGTCCTCGCGCTCTACGCGCTCCGGTCGCGCAGCGTGGAAAATCCCGCACTCGACCTCTCGATCCTGCGTGACCGCAGCGTGGCACTGGCGTTCACGCTCTGTGGGACGGCCTCGGTCGCGGCGTGGTCGATCGTGTTCGTCGTCCCGGTCTTCCTCGAGTCGGCGCAGGGCCATTCCGCGCTGATGACCGGCGTCGCGCTGCTGCCGCAGGGGATCGTGACCGGGCTGAGCACGCTGGCCGGCGCGGGAGCCGGCGAGAAGATCGGCGTCCGGCCGACGGTCCTCGGCGGCTTCGCGCTGCTGGTGGCGGCCAGCGCCGGGCTGTTCGTCCTCGGCGCGGCGACCCCGCTGTGGCTGACCGCCCTGATCCTCGCCGCCCGCGCGGGAGCGGTCGGCCTGACCATCACCCCGCTGGTGCTGGTGGCGACCGAGCCGCTGCGGCCCGAGCAGCAGGCGGACGCGAACACCGCGTTCAACGTCGTGCAGCGCATCCTCGGGTCGTTCGGGATCGGTCTCGTCGCGACCCTGTTCACCCGGCAGTCCGCGCACGCCGGCGCGGTCCCGGCGCTGCACACGGTCGCCCTGGTCATCACGGTGCTGGCGGGCCTCTCCACCCTCGCCGCCATCTACCTTCCGGCGCCGCACCGCTCCGGTGATGTCGCGGGCACCGCGATCCCCCAGGACGCCTGA
- a CDS encoding wax ester/triacylglycerol synthase domain-containing protein encodes MRSEPMVDMHAGGRPLSRMDRYMLDFQRANPTRPVSVTCYLLRVSGAPDLDAVRSAVAERVEAFPPLTERLVERRGRAPRWEPGGGFDVANHVREYRLPADAAEDDLRAMAARLSAVVTPLDRPAWEVGLVTSPGADDVHVFFRSSHVWVDGLSQTRVLTCLFGGQTAAAPWVRTGRLTARTLASAAVRQATAWSGPSGAPAALTEPSDGTCTVHWAHADVARLRAIGQAYGGSVNDVYLVTVGGAIGAWSAPVDRRPVQAVLSVSTRRPAERSVLGNAFVATRVALPTEPAAASERFEMVRRQTAFYKGDSDAALGERFWSDRVPSRFGRATIGGGQDLRRAAVNTTNLGLIPGPLTVAGAPVIAAMPVPAVREGRRQVLVTLGGLGRTATVGFTVPAPRGAELAGLWLAEIEDLERAAGIVAVPDQHVLTLAGGLETR; translated from the coding sequence GTGCGCTCTGAGCCGATGGTCGACATGCATGCCGGGGGCCGGCCACTGAGCCGGATGGACCGCTACATGCTCGATTTCCAGCGGGCCAATCCGACCAGGCCGGTCAGCGTCACCTGCTACCTGCTGCGGGTCTCCGGCGCGCCGGATCTCGACGCGGTGCGGTCGGCGGTGGCCGAGCGCGTCGAGGCGTTTCCCCCGCTCACCGAGCGCCTGGTGGAACGACGCGGCCGCGCGCCGCGCTGGGAGCCCGGCGGCGGGTTCGACGTCGCGAACCATGTGCGGGAGTACCGGCTGCCGGCGGACGCGGCCGAGGACGACCTGCGGGCGATGGCCGCGCGGCTGTCCGCGGTCGTGACGCCGCTGGACCGGCCGGCCTGGGAGGTCGGCCTGGTCACCAGCCCCGGCGCCGACGACGTCCATGTCTTCTTCCGCTCCAGCCACGTCTGGGTGGACGGCCTGTCCCAGACCCGGGTGCTGACGTGCCTGTTCGGCGGCCAGACCGCGGCCGCGCCCTGGGTCCGGACCGGGCGCCTGACGGCCCGTACCCTGGCGTCGGCCGCGGTACGCCAGGCCACCGCCTGGTCTGGGCCGTCCGGCGCGCCCGCGGCCCTCACCGAGCCGAGCGACGGGACCTGCACCGTGCACTGGGCACATGCCGACGTCGCGCGGCTGCGCGCGATCGGCCAGGCCTACGGTGGCTCCGTCAACGACGTCTACCTGGTCACCGTGGGCGGCGCGATCGGCGCCTGGTCGGCTCCAGTGGACCGGCGGCCGGTGCAGGCGGTGCTCTCGGTCAGCACCCGCCGCCCCGCGGAGCGTTCCGTGCTGGGCAACGCCTTCGTGGCCACTCGGGTGGCATTGCCGACGGAGCCCGCCGCCGCGTCCGAGCGGTTCGAGATGGTGCGCCGTCAGACCGCCTTCTACAAGGGGGACTCGGATGCGGCCCTCGGCGAGCGGTTCTGGTCGGACCGGGTGCCCAGCCGGTTCGGGCGCGCGACCATCGGAGGCGGCCAGGACCTGCGCCGTGCCGCGGTGAACACGACGAACCTGGGCCTGATTCCCGGGCCGCTGACGGTCGCCGGAGCGCCGGTCATCGCTGCGATGCCGGTGCCGGCTGTGCGGGAGGGCCGCCGGCAGGTGCTCGTGACGCTTGGCGGCCTCGGGCGGACGGCTACGGTCGGCTTCACCGTGCCCGCGCCGCGTGGCGCTGAGCTGGCCGGCCTGTGGCTGGCCGAGATCGAGGACCTGGAGCGTGCCGCCGGCATCGTCGCGGTGCCGGACCAGCACGTGCTCACGCTGGCTGGCGGTCTGGAAACCCGCTGA
- a CDS encoding crosslink repair DNA glycosylase YcaQ family protein, with product MSPTPRTAGRSDPDAPDGTEFLPAVAVRRLAAQLLASPLPARPTAEERVQTVVQVLGGTPWDETSPDSLPPRLLGPFDPVLPGWAAREWVTGPHRSVVTINGVFRAIALVAGQAAGTWTMPAGQVSLAPFEPLPAAVEAALRAEMADVQRFFGTGLTDGGASEVEWPGART from the coding sequence GTGAGTCCCACCCCGCGTACAGCAGGTCGCTCGGACCCGGATGCGCCGGACGGGACGGAGTTCTTGCCGGCCGTCGCGGTGCGGCGCCTGGCCGCACAGCTGTTGGCCAGCCCGCTGCCGGCTCGGCCCACCGCCGAGGAACGGGTCCAGACCGTCGTCCAGGTCCTGGGCGGCACGCCCTGGGACGAGACAAGCCCGGATTCCCTGCCACCGCGCCTGCTCGGCCCGTTCGACCCAGTCCTGCCCGGCTGGGCGGCCCGCGAGTGGGTGACCGGCCCGCACCGCTCGGTCGTGACCATCAACGGCGTCTTCCGCGCCATCGCCCTGGTCGCGGGCCAGGCCGCCGGTACCTGGACGATGCCGGCGGGCCAGGTGAGCCTCGCCCCGTTCGAGCCGCTGCCCGCGGCTGTCGAGGCAGCCCTGCGGGCGGAAATGGCCGACGTCCAACGGTTCTTCGGCACAGGCCTGACCGACGGCGGTGCGTCCGAGGTCGAGTGGCCGGGCGCCCGAACGTAG
- a CDS encoding acetamidase/formamidase family protein, whose protein sequence is MEVVEFRPEPAQFAWTFGGVAPIRTVKPGTVLRLWTEDAFGGRLRTTSDLPSSSLMMPFVNPQTGPFYVEGAEPGDTLVLHLVELTPSRGWGASTTIPFFGGLTGTDRTATLAPPLPERTWIYEVDRAKNMVTFSALSSDFQVDLPMSPMLGTVGVAPAAMEARSALVPDRFGGNMDTPEMRAGATCYLGVNVEGALFSIGDGHYRQGEGEACGTAVEGAMDVTLIVELVKGRAPLWPRLESDTHFITVGSSRPLEDAWRIGQVEMVSWLSELYGLETLDSYQLLSQISEAPLANVVDVNYSALAKIAKAYLPPVAAYDGMHRHLRELSARIPPGWPQLTPTRGRVSR, encoded by the coding sequence TTGGAGGTAGTCGAGTTCCGGCCGGAGCCCGCGCAGTTCGCGTGGACGTTCGGCGGCGTGGCACCGATCCGGACGGTGAAGCCGGGCACCGTGCTGCGGCTGTGGACCGAGGACGCGTTCGGCGGGCGGCTGCGGACGACCTCCGACCTGCCGAGCAGCTCGCTGATGATGCCGTTCGTCAACCCACAGACGGGTCCGTTCTACGTCGAGGGCGCCGAACCCGGTGACACGCTCGTGCTGCACCTCGTCGAGCTCACCCCGTCCCGCGGCTGGGGCGCGTCGACGACGATCCCCTTCTTCGGCGGCCTGACCGGCACGGACCGGACCGCGACGCTCGCGCCGCCGCTGCCGGAGCGAACGTGGATCTACGAGGTTGACCGGGCGAAGAACATGGTCACGTTCTCCGCCCTGTCCAGCGACTTCCAGGTTGATCTGCCGATGTCGCCCATGCTGGGCACGGTCGGCGTCGCACCAGCCGCGATGGAAGCCCGATCGGCGCTGGTCCCGGACCGGTTCGGCGGGAACATGGACACCCCCGAGATGCGGGCCGGTGCGACCTGCTATCTCGGGGTCAACGTCGAGGGCGCCCTGTTCTCGATCGGAGACGGGCACTACCGGCAAGGCGAGGGCGAGGCCTGCGGCACAGCCGTCGAAGGCGCGATGGACGTGACCCTGATCGTCGAGCTCGTCAAAGGCCGGGCGCCGCTGTGGCCGCGGTTGGAGAGCGACACACACTTCATCACCGTCGGCTCGAGCCGACCGTTGGAGGACGCCTGGCGGATCGGCCAGGTGGAGATGGTCAGCTGGCTGTCGGAGCTGTACGGGCTGGAGACACTCGACAGCTACCAGCTGCTGAGCCAGATCAGCGAGGCCCCCCTGGCCAACGTGGTCGACGTCAACTACAGCGCACTGGCCAAGATCGCCAAGGCCTATCTGCCGCCAGTCGCGGCCTACGACGGGATGCATCGCCATCTGCGCGAACTCTCCGCGCGCATCCCGCCCGGCTGGCCCCAGCTGACCCCGACCCGCGGCCGGGTCAGCAGGTAG
- a CDS encoding acVLRF1 family peptidyl-tRNA hydrolase, whose protein sequence is MSPGLPAAGGGRWVNVAPERVAGWLDRFAERHGSLTWAISPATIIATAADGAVADCKVPFPPLAVEPGVPPTAALAAHAGVERRVGVLLVRLGGYAAGVFEGERLVASKVGSRQVHGRSAAGGWSQQRFARRREGQVRVALGAAADTAAGLLVPAAPGLAAVMVGGERRAVGQVLQDARLAPLRSLVADPFLTVPDPRRRVLEDAPAQFRCVRVRVAEP, encoded by the coding sequence GTGAGCCCTGGACTTCCCGCCGCGGGCGGCGGGCGCTGGGTGAACGTCGCGCCCGAGCGGGTGGCCGGCTGGCTGGACCGGTTCGCCGAGCGACACGGCTCGCTGACCTGGGCGATCTCGCCGGCGACGATCATCGCAACCGCCGCGGACGGCGCCGTCGCCGACTGCAAGGTCCCCTTCCCGCCCCTGGCGGTCGAACCAGGCGTGCCTCCCACGGCGGCGCTCGCCGCGCATGCCGGCGTCGAGCGGCGGGTCGGCGTGCTGCTGGTCCGGCTGGGCGGGTACGCGGCCGGGGTGTTCGAGGGCGAGCGGCTGGTGGCCTCGAAGGTCGGCTCCCGGCAGGTGCACGGGCGCAGCGCCGCGGGCGGCTGGTCGCAGCAGCGGTTCGCCCGCCGACGCGAGGGGCAGGTCCGGGTGGCGCTGGGCGCGGCCGCCGACACGGCTGCCGGCCTGCTGGTGCCCGCTGCTCCAGGGCTCGCCGCGGTGATGGTGGGCGGCGAGCGGCGAGCCGTCGGGCAGGTGCTCCAGGACGCGCGGCTCGCGCCGCTGCGTTCGCTGGTCGCCGACCCGTTCCTCACGGTTCCCGACCCGCGTCGCCGCGTGCTGGAGGACGCACCGGCCCAGTTCCGCTGCGTCCGTGTCCGGGTGGCCGAGCCGTAG
- the rlmB gene encoding 23S rRNA (guanosine(2251)-2'-O)-methyltransferase RlmB, which yields MATGRRGGGGVARGGQGGRAAKAGSHRKGASAGSGGQRRRALEGKGATPPAEMRKGHPAQRRAAAVARSDAASTRTGAAARPAAGRDGGPTRAGHTGQRDAAAAGRGGPAGRRPGETDELVVGRNSVVEALRAGIPAATLYIAGGLEYDERLTEARKLAGRAGMAVVDIGRFELDRLCGVAPHQGLALVVPPFRYAHPDDLLERARVAGPGLLVALDGVTDPRNLGAVVRSAAAFGAQGVVVPERRAAGMTAAAWKTSAGAAARLPVARATNLNRTLRSYADSGLVVVGLAANADISLDELEAATDPIVLVVGSEGRGLSRLVGENCDLLVRIPMAGEVESLNAGVAAGVALAEIARRRRLTS from the coding sequence ATGGCGACGGGACGGCGGGGCGGGGGAGGCGTGGCGCGCGGCGGCCAGGGTGGCCGGGCGGCGAAGGCCGGCTCGCACCGCAAGGGCGCGTCGGCGGGCAGCGGTGGCCAGCGGCGCCGGGCCCTTGAGGGAAAGGGCGCGACGCCGCCGGCCGAGATGCGCAAGGGGCACCCGGCACAGCGTCGCGCGGCGGCGGTGGCGCGGTCCGACGCGGCGAGCACCCGAACCGGCGCGGCGGCGCGGCCCGCCGCCGGCCGTGACGGCGGCCCGACACGGGCGGGCCATACCGGTCAGCGTGACGCCGCCGCCGCTGGGCGTGGCGGCCCGGCCGGCCGGCGGCCCGGCGAGACCGATGAGCTCGTCGTCGGGCGAAACTCGGTCGTCGAGGCGCTACGGGCCGGTATCCCGGCCGCGACGCTGTACATCGCCGGAGGGCTTGAATACGACGAGCGGCTGACCGAGGCGCGCAAGCTCGCCGGCCGGGCCGGCATGGCGGTCGTGGACATCGGCCGCTTCGAGCTGGACCGCCTGTGCGGGGTCGCGCCGCACCAGGGGCTCGCGCTGGTCGTCCCGCCGTTCCGGTACGCGCACCCCGACGACCTGCTGGAGCGGGCGCGGGTGGCCGGCCCGGGCCTGCTGGTCGCACTCGACGGGGTGACCGACCCGCGCAACCTCGGCGCCGTCGTCCGCTCGGCTGCCGCGTTCGGGGCGCAGGGCGTCGTCGTGCCCGAGCGGCGCGCCGCCGGGATGACCGCGGCCGCCTGGAAGACCTCGGCCGGCGCCGCGGCGCGGCTACCGGTCGCCCGGGCCACCAACCTGAACCGGACGTTGCGGTCGTATGCAGACAGCGGGCTTGTCGTCGTCGGGCTCGCCGCGAACGCGGACATCAGCCTCGACGAGCTGGAGGCCGCGACGGACCCGATCGTGCTGGTGGTCGGCTCGGAGGGGCGTGGCCTGTCCAGGCTGGTCGGGGAGAACTGTGACCTGCTGGTGCGGATCCCGATGGCCGGTGAGGTCGAGTCGCTCAACGCGGGCGTCGCGGCCGGCGTCGCCCTCGCCGAGATCGCTCGCCGCCGCCGCCTGACGTCCTGA
- a CDS encoding PP2C family serine/threonine-protein phosphatase codes for MTVEHDAAGSYDVGGSGYHGGSGYDGGSGYDLPERGMPERGRSLIDERTNRCPRCAVVLYGDARYCDSCGFALQGPPVVSGDSDHREKDLGQIAGVCDRGVRHATNEDAMGVAEVFGTMIAVVCDGVSTTPGSGEASAAAAATATTILADAVRAHGPGRAVPVSRPGDVLDVLEPGDEDDYHDPVTLPATVVGGFGPEEAELALHRAVHAAQDMIAQLSAAEGRMAPSCTIAAAIISPPVAGGPRTVTIGWVGDSRVYLLGPRWSERLSADDTWAAEAARAGLIPASEAETHRRAHTLTRWLGGDAEDVAPHTAVFPIEAPATVLVCSDGLWNYASRPDVMAAIVNQLPPDAEAVEVARHLIEFAIDQGGHDNITVIAARVDR; via the coding sequence ATGACCGTGGAGCACGACGCCGCTGGAAGCTACGACGTCGGCGGATCCGGCTATCACGGCGGGTCCGGTTACGACGGCGGGTCCGGCTACGACCTGCCTGAACGCGGCATGCCGGAGAGAGGACGGTCCCTGATCGACGAGCGCACCAACCGCTGCCCGCGCTGCGCCGTCGTCCTCTACGGCGACGCCCGGTACTGCGACTCCTGCGGTTTCGCGCTGCAGGGCCCACCGGTGGTCAGCGGCGACTCGGACCACCGGGAGAAGGACCTCGGCCAGATCGCCGGCGTCTGCGACCGCGGCGTCCGGCATGCCACCAACGAGGACGCCATGGGCGTCGCCGAGGTGTTCGGGACGATGATCGCCGTCGTGTGCGACGGCGTCTCGACGACGCCGGGCTCCGGTGAGGCGTCCGCGGCCGCGGCCGCGACGGCGACCACGATCCTCGCCGACGCCGTTCGCGCGCACGGCCCCGGCCGAGCCGTCCCGGTCAGCCGGCCGGGTGACGTGCTCGACGTCCTGGAGCCAGGAGACGAGGACGACTACCACGATCCGGTGACGCTGCCAGCGACCGTGGTCGGCGGCTTCGGGCCCGAAGAGGCCGAGCTGGCCCTCCACCGCGCGGTGCACGCGGCCCAGGACATGATCGCCCAGCTCAGTGCGGCGGAGGGCCGGATGGCGCCGTCCTGCACGATCGCCGCGGCCATCATCTCGCCGCCGGTCGCGGGCGGCCCCAGGACCGTGACCATCGGCTGGGTCGGCGACAGCCGGGTCTACCTGCTGGGCCCGCGCTGGTCGGAGCGGCTGTCTGCGGACGACACCTGGGCGGCGGAGGCGGCCCGCGCCGGCCTCATCCCGGCGTCCGAGGCGGAGACCCACCGCAGGGCGCACACGCTGACCCGCTGGCTCGGCGGCGACGCCGAGGACGTGGCCCCACACACGGCGGTGTTCCCGATCGAGGCCCCCGCGACGGTACTGGTCTGCAGCGACGGACTGTGGAACTACGCGTCCCGGCCCGATGTCATGGCCGCCATCGTCAACCAGCTGCCACCGGACGCCGAGGCGGTCGAGGTCGCGCGCCATCTCATCGAGTTCGCGATCGACCAGGGTGGGCACGACAACATCACTGTCATCGCGGCACGCGTGGACCGTTGA